A stretch of DNA from Lujinxingia litoralis:
CCATAAAAAAACCGACCGCATCGCGGTCGGTTTTTTGTTTAAATTCACCCAGCTGCACACCAACACCGACACAAAAAACACCATCAACAGCCAACTCAGCGCACCCCGTAGCTCCGTCCTCTCAAATACGAAACCACCGTGGGATGGGACCACAGCCGGCTCCCCCTGGCGCGCACCTCCCAGCCCGGGGTTTCGCCGCCGAGCAGCGCTTCAACCGCCTGCCCGACCATCGGCACACCGTGGGCGAACTGCAGATAGGGGTAGGTCGCGAAGTTATCGTCCTTGGAGGGCTGAATCACCCGCTGCGCCAGGATCTCCCCGGTATCAATGCCCGGGTCGACCAGATGAACCGTCACCCCGAAGCGCTCCGGTTCCCGCTGACGCAGCGCCCAGTACCCCCCGTGCACACCGCGATAAAAGGGCGTGATGCCGGTATGCAGATTGATAAAGGGGGCGTCCACACACGCCAGGGTGGCTTTGCTCACAATACGGGTGGCGCTGATCACCACCACCTCCGGGTTAAAACGTTGTAACGCCTGGCGCGCCTCCTCGGAGTTCACCGAAGGCACCGCCGAGATCTGCCCCGGAGGAATTGGCTCCCGACGCAGGTCATAGGCCCGCTGAATCTCGTGAATGCGACGGCGCCCCTCCAGGCGCAGCGCCGGGGCCACCACCGCCTGAAAGAGCGTCTGGTGCCCGACCTTCACCCAGCCCAGCTTTCGAGCGCGCCGACGCATAAAGTCGACGCGGGACATCGGTGCTTCCATAATCACCTGCACCGGCCCGAAACGCCCTGCCAGCTCGTGATAGAGCATCGGCGTAACAGCTCCCGGGCCTGCCAACATCACCACGCGGCGCTCGCCCATGGTCCCTCCTGATCTGAGATGCCCTGACGCGCGGCCTCGGCCATCGTCGCCGTCACCAGCTGGCCGGCGTCCCGCCAGCGCGCCATATGTTCGAGAATGTACTGCAGCTCGGAGAGATGCGCCTCCAGTCCCACCCCGAAGTTATGCGGGTGCCACCACAGGTGGTAGATGCCCCCGCGCCGCACCGCCTCATCGATCTCGCGGCAGATCCGCACGCGCTGACGACGCGCCAGCCACGCGCTCCGGGTGGCCAGCGGCCGAAAGAAGCGCGTGGCCGGCACATCCACCGGCTGGCGCGCCAGCGGAGAGCCCTCCGAGACACAGCGCGCGCCGGTCAGCGGAGCCACGCTGTCGATCAGACGCGCGACCCGGCGCATGCCCGTATTCTGCGCCCGATCATGAGCCCGATAGAGCCAGCCCGGCGGATTTCCCCGATACACCTCCAGCCCCAGGCGCCGGCAGATCTCCAGGTAGTCGCGCCGCATCTGATTGCGCGGAAACACCAGGCTCCGCAGCCGCAGTCCGCGCCTCCCGGCGACGGCCACCGCCGCCTCCAGGTCCGCCTCAAACTCCGCCGGCCCCTGCCCCGGCTCACAGCAGTAGTAATGCGAGAAGGTATGCGAGGCGATCTCCTGGCCCGGACTCGCTTCGATGAGGCGCACCAGCGAGAGCCCGAAATGAAAGGGATCCTCGACCTCATCGCGTCCAATCGACGCGATATGCGGGTAGGGCGAGAGCGACGCATCGCGGTAGGCCGGAATGCGCCGCGGGAGGCTGGCCAGCAGCTCGTCGCGACTCTCACAGAAAAGCATCCCGACGGTGGCCCAGGTGGCCATCACCCCGTACTCCTCAAAGAGCTTGAGCATCGCCGGAACCGCCCGGCGTACCCCCAGCAGCTCCACCCGATAGTCTTCCAGACGGCGGTGATCGCGCACCCCCCAGAAGAGTTCCAGATCCAGTGAGATCACAAAGCGTGCTGCCCGCATCCTTCCCCCTTGCTGTGGTTGCCGGCTCCTTCGACTTATGCGCCGGGGCGCCGAAACGCCGGACTCTCGCCCCACGCCCCGGCTCACTCCCCGGCGCATCATTGACAGGTTGCGCGCGCTCCCCCCGGCGCGCGCGCCCCCCTAAAGCGCCTGATGCTAGCGCGCTCTCCCGAGCTGAAAGGGGGATTGAGGATCGTCTTCATGACGAATCTCATCGACCTCTTCAGCATAACCCTCGCCGCGATAGAGGCGGTTGGGGCAGTTGATCACCCACCCGGGCCCGCGGCTGATATTTTGATAGGCGTGCACCACCCCGGCCGGAATGATCACCGCCGCGGGCTGCTCCTCGCCAAGCTCAAAGACCTCGTAGCGCTCATAACTGGTCGAGGGCGGGCGATTGTCCCACAGATGCAACCGAAAGGTGCCCGGCCCCAGAAAACAGAAGTAGTCGGCCTGATCGACATGCTCATGGGGCCCGCGCGCAACCCCCGGGGCGGTCTGTGAGATGTAGGTCATCTGCGGCCAGAAATCCTGCGGGAGCTGATCCTGTCGCCACAGCTCCATCAACCACCCCCGCGGATCGCTGTGGCGGGTCAGCGAGCGCACCACCACACCCACGATCTTGGAGAGGGACTCCTGCTCTTCGATCCGGCTCATACATCCTCCCGGTTGGCGTCCATCACCCAGCGGTTGGCCTGATGATAGGAGGTGAAGGTGCCGGCATCGGTCCACCAGCCCCGCAGCCTCCCCCAGCTCAGCTCTTCGCGCTCGATGTAGGCGTTGTTGACGTCGGTGATCTCGTACTCCCCGCGGGCCGAGGGGCGCTGACGGCGGATGATCTCGTAGACCTGGGCATCAAAGAAATACATCCCGGTCACGGCCAGATTGCTCGGCGGTCGTTGCGGTTTTTCGAGAATTTCGACCACCCGATCCCCCTCCACCCGGGCCACCCCGTAGCGCTCCGGATCGGGCACCTCTTTGAGCAAAATGCGCGCCCCGCCGCCCTGCTCCCGGTAGCGCCGCGCTTCATCGGCGATGCTGTCCTCAAAGATGTTATCGCCCAGCACCACGCAGACCGGCTCCCCGCTGGAGAAGTTCTCGGCCAGCGAGAGCGCCTGGGCGATGCCGCCGGCCTCGTCCTGAAC
This window harbors:
- a CDS encoding formyl transferase; the protein is MGERRVVMLAGPGAVTPMLYHELAGRFGPVQVIMEAPMSRVDFMRRRARKLGWVKVGHQTLFQAVVAPALRLEGRRRIHEIQRAYDLRREPIPPGQISAVPSVNSEEARQALQRFNPEVVVISATRIVSKATLACVDAPFINLHTGITPFYRGVHGGYWALRQREPERFGVTVHLVDPGIDTGEILAQRVIQPSKDDNFATYPYLQFAHGVPMVGQAVEALLGGETPGWEVRARGSRLWSHPTVVSYLRGRSYGVR
- a CDS encoding polysaccharide deacetylase family protein — translated: MRAARFVISLDLELFWGVRDHRRLEDYRVELLGVRRAVPAMLKLFEEYGVMATWATVGMLFCESRDELLASLPRRIPAYRDASLSPYPHIASIGRDEVEDPFHFGLSLVRLIEASPGQEIASHTFSHYYCCEPGQGPAEFEADLEAAVAVAGRRGLRLRSLVFPRNQMRRDYLEICRRLGLEVYRGNPPGWLYRAHDRAQNTGMRRVARLIDSVAPLTGARCVSEGSPLARQPVDVPATRFFRPLATRSAWLARRQRVRICREIDEAVRRGGIYHLWWHPHNFGVGLEAHLSELQYILEHMARWRDAGQLVTATMAEAARQGISDQEGPWASAAW
- a CDS encoding dTDP-4-dehydrorhamnose 3,5-epimerase family protein translates to MSRIEEQESLSKIVGVVVRSLTRHSDPRGWLMELWRQDQLPQDFWPQMTYISQTAPGVARGPHEHVDQADYFCFLGPGTFRLHLWDNRPPSTSYERYEVFELGEEQPAAVIIPAGVVHAYQNISRGPGWVINCPNRLYRGEGYAEEVDEIRHEDDPQSPFQLGRAR
- a CDS encoding sugar phosphate nucleotidyltransferase, which translates into the protein MRGVVLAGGTGSRLFPLTKVTNKHLLPVGRQPMLIHPIFKLREAGISQILIVTGTEHMGDVVGLLGSGRDFGCQFTYRVQDEAGGIAQALSLAENFSSGEPVCVVLGDNIFEDSIADEARRYREQGGGARILLKEVPDPERYGVARVEGDRVVEILEKPQRPPSNLAVTGMYFFDAQVYEIIRRQRPSARGEYEITDVNNAYIEREELSWGRLRGWWTDAGTFTSYHQANRWVMDANREDV